The window TCGCCATAGGGTAATCTAACTCTGACTTTACCATTTTCATCTGTAAACCCACTAAATACTGTTTTATCGTTAATGTCATATATTTCAATTTTTGCTCCTTTAATTACTTTTTGTGTCATAATATCTTTTTTAGTTATCACTACGTCACTTTCTATAATTTGATTATGCAATTCAGACTTAACTGTTTCTCCATTTTCTTTAATTTCAAAATGATGTTCTTCTTCACTTAGTACATAGCCCTCTGGTGCCTCTATTTCTTTAAAGTAATATTTACCATACTTTAGTTCTTTAAAATA is drawn from Tissierellales bacterium and contains these coding sequences:
- a CDS encoding SpaA isopeptide-forming pilin-related protein → YFKELKYGKYYFKEIEAPEGYVLSEEEHHFEIKENGETVKSELHNQIIESDVVITKKDIMTQKVIKGAKIEIYDINDKTVFSGFTDENGKVRVRLPYGEYTYKETIAPEGYVLAKKVGHISVKTHGATIEKTLWNSPIQLPQLPKTGTAGTLLYSIMGLGLLGSGIFISKRKNN